TCAAATGGTGTAAGCGCTGAGTAGCGAATTGCTAGGTCGTGAGTTCGATTTCTCTTAGAAGCGCTTCTCTTTCCCAaactatcaaaaaaataaactcaattcattttattaatttgaagtttttgatgTCATTCTTCATTAATTACAAGTCCAGAATGCCcttttaacatttaaaaagatGCTTGGTCCTTAAGAATGAAGTATGGAAACAATGAAGAGATTTGAAGCATATTCATGTTTAAGTTGCTAAGGGATTGATTCCCTTGACCGAAGATTTTTGAATATGAAGATCTCCCTTTTGTTGTCTCTTTCACTTCGTCATTAGTTTACAGTTTTTGCCTCGTTTGAGCTCAAtaagatttttatttaaagtttacaaataaacaatataaaaatataaatagaatatattaaaagtaaattttaaaacatgaaCTACTTAAAATGCATATAAATGATACATACAAATTCACGTTACACCGCTAATCCATGTTGCCATTTCCCATGATGGAAGAGGAGTATAAATTGATGTGCAAATAAAAAGAGAATCAGAGAGATATCGGTCATATAGAGGACTATGGTTGGTGATGAGTAAACAACTATCTGCTTTCTCTAACATTTGTGCTCTCACttctctctaatttttttttctatcttttcatatttttaagaaTTGGAGAAGATAATCTTTCCAGCTAGCCGTAAATCATTTTTTCTCTGCTCATATTACTAATTATTATAGATctactttttatttcaataaatcttcgttaaaattttaatttcgagttggattttttttattgtatcaTATTGGAataaattttaaggtttttgctacctcttttgttttgattttttaaatctatcaaaAATCTTTAGTGTTTGATCGTTCTTCAAAGTCAAgtttttgtagatctaaaaatctggaGGTTTGTGACTCTTAACTTTATAGATATAGATGAAGATGATTGTTTGGAAAAAATACTACGCTTCAACAATTCGAGCGGATATTTCGTCTCATCGGAGGAAGAAGATTGAAATCCCCGTCCGACAATTTATCATTGTGTCAAGTTTGCGGGATCTATAATTAGACTTCTTTTTAATCCTTACTTATATCACATTTGTTGCCTTTTATTGGTTGCTTCAACCTTAAaagatcatataaaaaaattattattatatgacTTCATCCTTATATTATTATCTTCATTAATagatttatcttttaaaaaaaaacgagTAAAGTATTAAGATATGTTAtgtatataatttgtttttatttatttaatttattgtgGCATTTGTGCAGCCACGTCAACCTTCATCAACCTACATTTCAGACATTTTCTATTTATGAattcagataaaaaaaattaatgaaaggaTAGAAAAACTAGATTTGGATGAAAAATATCGAAATAGTAAATAGTAGAGGCTTATTTGTCTTATAGTGAAGatgtttatatatttcttttgtttCATTACTGGATGAAAAGCTTCTCAAGCTTAAGTTTTAGTAGTTGCTTATTTTTCCTAAGattatcttaaattttaatttagttagaGATAATGTAATGTGGGATCTGCTCGAGGACACCACACatcaattaaaacaaatttttcttatttatctTGGAAAAAGAACAATTTCACACACTAAAAAAGTCTAAATATTTGAAGTACAGGGGGAATACTAATCTAATTAATATGTGGTACCACTATTAGACAAGAACAAATCAAATGGTAGTACACATGAGAAATgcaaattaaaaacatattaagtACAATTTTGAATGGTCTAGCTAAATATAAGACCAAAAAGAATACCTCAAGGACATCACTGGGCAACAAAAGCCCTTCAATCCTCTATATATTTCGCATTGCACCTTCGGTTTCGGTACTCGAACCCAAATCCGCTATGCAACTATAGATTGAGCACGTGCGAGAATAACACGAAACACGACCGAAGGTTACCGGTTGTTGGATGCTGCAGTCAGTTTCTTTGATCTCCTGCTACTTTGCATCTTGGAATAAACCTTCTTTGTTCTAATTGACAATAAAACATCCAAACCAAATCCAATCACACAAACAATAGCCATGATGACGAAAACCAGCCGATAACAATGTGCACCGACACAAGTGTTGCCGCCACCTGGCGTTGGGGTAGCTTGCGCATCGTATAGAAGTCCGGCAAGCAAACCCGAGAAGAGAAAGGAGCCGAGTGGAAGATTGAGAATTAGAATGTTGTAAATTAGACCATAGTATTTGAGTCCAAACAATTCAGAGGCTGTTGGGACTGTGACGGCAATACGAACTCCGTAGCAAATACCAACAACGATGGAACCGATGTATAAGGAACCAGGCAGAGCCATCGCCATGAGAATGTAGCCAATTGCCATTAAAATTTGGGATGCTGCATTCCAAATCGGCCTTGGTGTTCCTGCTTTCCTGTAACAAGatgaaaaaaagaaattgaataaGGATTCTTAATTAGGTGTAACAGAGACATTTGTAGGACCTACATGGGCACAACTCATTTAACTCAATGGTCCATATTTCTGATTGGATTGTACTTTATCACAACAAAAATCATAAGAATGCACTATCCAACCGTTAgatcaaaaaatattagttaaatCCAACGGTTGATTTTGAGAGGTCTATTCAAGAAATTGGACCGATCAACTAAATTGTTGCAAAAGTGACATGGACCAAAGCTTATTAAAGAACAAAATGTAAAGgctaaaatcaaaaagaaaaaaagatttgGTCGACATAGAAAAATCTTGGCATTCACATTTCAGAGAAAAGGCGTCAAGAATATCATTAGAGAGCTATGTTCTAACAAAAACAAGCCGCTATGTAATCACACCAATTATCCACttaatatgaaaaacaaaataagCAATCAAGTTGACTTGTTGgtagtaaatatatatatattgtaatcCCGGTTATAATCAATcagataaatttaataaaactagcgataatgattaaaaaataaaaaaaccaatAAGGACGGTATGTTATGCAGCGAAAATATTAGATAGGGATAATGATTTGATAGCGATACTCAAGCCTTTTCCTCCAAGAATTGGAAACAGAAAGGAAAAGGAGAAAATTGCTTGGAAACCACATTGCCACAAAACATAAAAGTAGGAGACCTAGAGTACAAggtaaactaattttaatttattggttCATCTAGAAATCCCATAAAATAAACATAGCAAAGCAAAAGGGCAGCCGACTAAGAAAAGACTTTTGATTACTAAAGGTAAAAGTAATCCTTGCATTGCCCGGTCTCTATCACAGAAATGTCAAATATTATTGCAagtaaaaaaaaggaaatgagCAATTCTTATCGGCTGATTTTCATCCATCCATTGGATTTAAGAACTATAGTCTTGATATTTTAAacttcaaaagtaaaaaaatttgacAAATATTCTATGTTTTGTATTCTCTAATAGTTAGATTACACCTGAATCAGGCAAGCCTTTTCCCAACTAAATTTTCTAGAAATAAGGCAATGTATGGTTCATGCTCGTCGAAatccatttttaataaatggcgaattattaaaatctttttattctaaaatatcTTTATAAAACCGTGATATTTATAAATGGATTTtacatttcataaatttaaaatccacGGATTGAATATAATATATTGATTTCCAATTCTCTCAGTTCAAACGGTAACTTGTAGAAAAATTGAGATTTGTAACTTTCTAgattctaaaattaaattaaaacgataaaaaatttaaactatttgaaaaatatgtACAAAACTGTCATTAATAGATTATAATTACTCAATTTTTATAGGTATTTATTTATTAAGCTCATTCCATCTCTCTTTTTCAAATacgttttcaaaaaattaaaaattatctaatgataaaataaaataataagtgGCTAATTTTGTACACCAATAGTCCTAAGAGTTAAAATAGGTAAATTCTTGCTCAGACTATCaaatttatagttaaaaatcataaaaaaacgAAATTCTCGTGAAAGAATTTATAAAGACTCATTCTAAACAAGAAATTCGGATCACAAGATATCTACACTAAAAAGGAATAAATCAAGCAAATTAACTCAAAATAACTAATAAGTAAAGATTAAGCAACTTACTTGATAAAGTATTCAGAAATAGAACCAGAACCAATCCTTCCAAAAAATCCCCAAACACTTGTAAGAGAAACAAAAATGGAGACATCTGTGTATCCAAGAGCCAATCCAATCTGTCCCAAATTGTTCATCACGGCTAGCCCAGTACCCACTCCACACAGAAACGAAACAAACAATACCCAGAAGTCCACTGTCCATAACACCTCCATAATCGTGTGTTCCTCCCCGATTTCCGGCTTCTTCTTCGCCGCGGGCACTTCCTCCACCGCTGTAACCTCCGTCTTTTCATTGATCTCTCCGGTTTGCACAGTGTTTTCAGCTCCGCTCAGCAGCGGTTCGCTGATTTTCCCTTCGATGTCGTCTGATTTGTCGTTTGAGCGCTTCAGGTTCCAGGTTTTTACGAAAGAGAAAACCGGAACCGCCATTGGTGAGGCTAATAGGATTGATAATACAATCACGAACCCTAACGACAGTGCTCTGCTAGGATTCGGGATAAACCCGTATCCTAATAGATAAACAGCGACGATAACGGCGACGACGTTGAAGACGGAAAAGTATTTGAATTCTTCCTTCTCTTCCTCTACAGAGGTAGAAGGTGGAATCTCCCGGAGGAAGACGACGGCTGCGAGACAGACCGCGAACGGGATAATTGCGAGCATTAAGAGGAAGCTAGCCGGATTGTCGGCGAACAGAGCCGAACAGAGGTCGGTGAAAATGGCGGTGCTTAATCCTACATAGCCTTTCAAGATGCCGGAAACCGGACCTCTGTTTCTCCGGAAATTGCGGATGCATGTCACTAAAACCGCCGTGTTCATCCATGTCGTGCTGTTTCCTCCCAGACAGAGGAATATTGACATCTATATTACaccaaaacaaaatcaaaaacattACTCAAAGCCATCATCTAAATTCTCATAATTTGATGAAtgattaaaatttgtttatacATACCTGCCAGTAAGAAAGAGGTTGAATTTTCCTACTAACGACGAGCCATTGAGCTCCATAACCGACAAGACCTTCAATAGAACCAATAAGAAGAATAACAGGCGTCGGCAACCGATCAGAGGCGAGACCAGCTAGTAAACCAAACGCTTTACCGACatctttagcgacggataaattATTAAGTTGAAGCTGGTTCAAATTCATAAGAGTTTTGAGAGCATCAGAGTAATTAGAAAAAGTGTAATTGTTGCCAGAAATAGCTTGAACCCAAACGGCAGTGACAAAACCAAGCCATTTGAGAGTAGTAAAataagaggaagaagaagaagaagactgGAGAAAACCCattaattctattatttttagatCAGTTTTGGTATTGTGAGAATGAAAAACTTAAAAAGggtttatataaaaaagaatGAGAAGAGGGATGGTGGTGAGAAGATGACTGTTTATCAAGTAGCGACGCGTAGAACGTGAGTTATTTTTTTTGTGTCTGACGGTGTGGTTTCTTAACAGTTAAATGAAATAATCGGCACCATTTTCGAATGCCTTTTCCACATGACtttgcaaataataaaaataaaaaagagaatatTCTTTGGGTTCTTTTGTGCTATGACTACGAAATGTAAAATTGGGATACAAGTGTGGAAAGAATAATATTATTCGAAATGCAGTAATGTTATTAAGCTAAATTAAAATTgagtatatttcaaaaattgttaaatttttagATATGGTTAAAGGTATCTTCAAACTTATTAGACAAATAGGTTACCTTAGATAGAGGTGGCTACACCCGGGTTAAACTTTGGACCGGCGCAAAAGCGGTTCGGTAATCTTGATTTGAGATATGTTACGTTTTAAATCGAGATCAAGCCAGTTTCGAATACGAGAGAGGTCGGTTTTGAGCTAAAGCAACAATTTTTAGTAATGGGAACGCCggttttgatttcaaattgGCAATTTCAATTCCGAACCGACCATTAAAATTTCAAACagaattttaacttaatttaaagTATCTactatataatattaattttaaattataacattttaattttataaatactatTTTTGTGTTTGGAACTGTGAATTGAAGCTGGCCAATTCAAGTGTTCTTTAAACCAAACCGGAGTCCTAATTTATAAACCATAACCACCTCTAAATTTAGACATAGTTTTAATCTTCTAAGTTTATTTATTAAACCATCCGAAgatatcaataaataaattaaagggATTATATATATGTGagataatttaaatatacatggactaaattaattaatgaataaatattaatatattaatttaaaatagatgaaataatttgaatatctaaataaaagtgacaaattaatgaaaaatatcaaatataacaGCAAAAAGCAAACATctttttatcataataaaagAAACATTTAAAGATTGATGTTGAAAGAGATATAAATTAACGTTGATAGCATAAAACAATTACAactataattcaaaataaaaattgactatgcatttataatcttttaacttGTAAGAAtatctattaaaaatattgggGATCAAACTGTGtgatattttcttaatttaaactCATAGTGAtcactaataaaataatattaagcgAATGCATACTTTCAAGCTTCAACTTGGTCCATTTTATTAACCACTTGCACACTTTGGCAATTTAACCACTTGCATACTTTGACAATTTAACCACTAAAAGTATCTCACtgtcataaattttaaatattagtagATCTGAGATGTGTCTCTATAAAAGTACTCaatattgaaatatattttctctcctgttataaattttatttttaactctaaaattaatattattactttattatttttaggtaaTAACCATTGCCACATTTCTCTATCTTTTTGAGTTTTGTTTACTTCGTTTATaacctaattttttatttttacttgatttttatattttaaaatgttgcTATAATAGGCCTCTAGTTGGAAGGTGAACCTCACTTTCTGCTAAAATTTATTGTGCTAGATGATATGGATTAactgtaaaattaaaaacaattaaaaaaagacataaaatgaCTGGCGTAATACATAGTTTAACTCATGAACTTGTACTCTTTTttccatctaacctctaaacttaacggtTGACCTatctatcgaacctctgaacttgttaaacaATCCCTtttgacccctgaatttgataatttataaacatttaacccCTACTCGTCTACCTGGCTTTGGCACGTGAGTTTAAACAAAAAATGGCGTGTCagggcaaaaaaaaaaaatttaggtgGACAAAATAAAATGGCTTAATACGTTGTTTCACCCTTAAATTTGTACTCATATACCTACTTGACACCGAAACTTTTGTTCAACCTATAATACCtctaaacttgttaaataatccttattaacccctaaatttgaatgttttaaatttattttaatttatatttcattttaaatatatatttaatgtaattaataattattagtaaattaattttacataaaataagTATTCTTTTTccatactttatatttttttaatatgtatcgtttattttgtatttattatatataaattatcagttttaataaaattctaatgaaaaatagttatatcttatataataattaatttcatttaatctaatatttattttactttattttttgttaattttaattattagtttcttatataatatttattttatgattatcatagtttatttatgtttattatctgttcattttaaatttatttttctagtaTATGAAAACTATATTTACCAATACAGTATAATAGTTTTCTTGGCTATTTGAGTTGCCTCGAACGTCATCATTTAAATCTCATCTTGTTCGTTGCAGTTGcagttgcaaaataaattaaaataaatattaaattaaataaaaataattattcaataatatataactatttttcattgaaattttattagaacaggtaatatataaaaaaaacaaacaatatcatttaaaaaaataatgtgtaaagtatgaaaaacaatattttattgaatattttattaattattaattaaactaaatatattaaaaataaaatgtaaatcaaaataaatttagaactctcaagttcaggggttaaaaatgataatttactAAGTTTGAAGATGTGATAGGTCAAATAAAACCTTTAGAGGTCAAATAGACAAATTAGTATAAATTAAGGGGTCAAGCGATGTATTAAGCGTTATATATTTGATGATGTGACTGACGAGCTGGCAATCCGATCAAAGGTCTTTTTCCACGTCTGTGCGTTTGAGACTCAATCTTTGTTTCAGGGGTTAAGAAGGataatttaacaagttcagatgTCCGATGGGTTACATGTTAAATTTAGAgattagatgggtaaaaggatATAAAGTGAGAGGTCAAAGTATGTATTAAGTCTAAAATGGCTTTCATATTTACCACCGTTGCCATGACCCTAAAatgttattattaaaaacaaaaaattaaacaccactttcatataaattatatctaataataagtttaataataataaatttaaacaataataatactaattttatatttatatataaattaactaataataCAGCTGTATCAATCAGGCTAAATGTACAGATTGAACATTcacgtttggttcggttttaatttTAGATGCTAATAAACTTTTTTTCGATGGAAGTATttatcattattaaaaaaattcacatcaGTCCTTCTGGACCTAAAATGTCACATGTCTGTTAGTGATTGGCCAACTCAGCACTGACGTATTAGGTTTGATGGTTCACATTGGTCATTCACTAACGAACATGTGGCATTTTAGATTTGGATGGTCCGGtgtgaaatttttttataacgttaaaTACCTCCATTAAAAAAAgatttattagaatttaaacCCAAACCGAACTAAACGTGAGGGTTAATATATACATTTAGCCTATCAACTACAACAAATGCTACTCTCTATTTTTCTCACCTTCCAACTTTCCACGACCAAAACCATCTCCAgaatttgcttttctttttaaaatgactttgagttatcatttcCGGTGCATGTACCATTT
This window of the Mercurialis annua linkage group LG5, ddMerAnnu1.2, whole genome shotgun sequence genome carries:
- the LOC126681202 gene encoding protein NUCLEAR FUSION DEFECTIVE 4-like encodes the protein MGFLQSSSSSSSYFTTLKWLGFVTAVWVQAISGNNYTFSNYSDALKTLMNLNQLQLNNLSVAKDVGKAFGLLAGLASDRLPTPVILLIGSIEGLVGYGAQWLVVSRKIQPLSYWQMSIFLCLGGNSTTWMNTAVLVTCIRNFRRNRGPVSGILKGYVGLSTAIFTDLCSALFADNPASFLLMLAIIPFAVCLAAVVFLREIPPSTSVEEEKEEFKYFSVFNVVAVIVAVYLLGYGFIPNPSRALSLGFVIVLSILLASPMAVPVFSFVKTWNLKRSNDKSDDIEGKISEPLLSGAENTVQTGEINEKTEVTAVEEVPAAKKKPEIGEEHTIMEVLWTVDFWVLFVSFLCGVGTGLAVMNNLGQIGLALGYTDVSIFVSLTSVWGFFGRIGSGSISEYFIKKAGTPRPIWNAASQILMAIGYILMAMALPGSLYIGSIVVGICYGVRIAVTVPTASELFGLKYYGLIYNILILNLPLGSFLFSGLLAGLLYDAQATPTPGGGNTCVGAHCYRLVFVIMAIVCVIGFGLDVLLSIRTKKVYSKMQSSRRSKKLTAASNNR